A window of Diabrotica virgifera virgifera chromosome 9, PGI_DIABVI_V3a contains these coding sequences:
- the LOC114336985 gene encoding gastrula zinc finger protein XlCGF8.2DB-like has translation MRVHTGEKPFACEVCNKQFSGSWNLKSHMVIHSGEKAYSCEICAKKYSQSSTLQTHMRVHTGEKPFTCQICNKQFSQRSGLEYHMKVHTGEKPFECEICTKQFSTKQILNTHMRVHTGEKPFKCRICNKQFSQSSNLNSHMKTHT, from the coding sequence ATGCGAGTGCATaccggtgaaaaaccatttgCATGTGAAGTATGTAACAAACAGTTTTCAGGAAGTTGGAATTTAAAATCACATATGGTAATACACAGCGGTGAAAAAGCTTATTCCTGTGAAATTTGCGCTAAAAAGTATTCACAAAGTTCTACTTTACAAacacatatgagagtgcatactggtgaaaaacctttcaCATGCCAAATATGCAACAAACAGTTTTCACAAAGATCTGGTTTAGAATATCATATGaaagtgcatactggtgaaaaaccgtttgaatgtgaaatttgcaccaaacagttttcaacgaaacaaattttaaatacaCATATGAGAGtccatactggtgaaaaacctttcaaatgccGAATATGCAACAAACAGTTTTCACAAAGTTCTAATTTAAATAGTCATATGAAAACACACACATGA